The segment GTAGGTGGTGGAGAAGCTCTGCGAGCTGAAGGTGGAGCCGCAGTGTCGACAGCGGAAGCGGGGAATGCAACGGGGTAGACACTGGCGGGTGAAGGAGCCGAAGCGGACCCAGCGCCAGCCCGAGGGGCTCAAGTGGAAGCGACACCACGGCCTGGGGCAGAAGGGTGGCTTGAACGAATCGCCGGAGAGGTCCATGGCCGGGATTGCTCTGCACGATCCCGGCCATCAACACTCTCCGCCACACAACCGCGCCGGTAGGCTCCGGTCACGCGCGCGTCGCTCCGCGAACGGCGTTCGCCGGCTCGCGCCCACGCCACGTGAGCCACAACCCTTAGCCTCCCGCTCATGAGTCTCGGACTCGGCCGCCTGGCTGCGCTGCTCCTGCTGCTGCCGTTCACCTCGGCCTCGCCGGTCCCGGCGCCCACCCGGACCGAGGTCGCCCCCGGCATCTACCTGTTCCAGACCCCGCCCTATGGCGACGTCGGGCTCGACGGCAATTCGGTCGCGGTGGTGTCAGACGACGGCGTGCTGGTGTTCGACGCCAATGGGACTCCGGCGGCCGCCCGAGCCGTACTGGCCGAGATTCGCAAGCTCACGCGGCAGCCGGTCCGCTATCTGGTCTATTCGCACTGGCACTGGGACCACTGGTACGGAGCCCAGGTGTATGCGGACGCCTTCCCGAATCTGGTGATCATCAGCCACGCGACGACCCGCGCCCTGATGGCCGGGCCGGCGATCGCATTCAACCAGCCCGGACTCGACCGCCAGCTCCCCGCGCACATTCACGACATCGAAGAGCAGCTCGCGAAGTCGCGGGCCTCGAATCCGCCGTCGGCCGACGCCGCGAAGTGGCAACAGCACCTTGATCAAGACCAGTTCTTCCTCGCCCAAAAGCGCGCGGCGCGCCATGTGCTCGCCAACCTGACCTTCACCGACTCGCTCACCATCCACCTCGGCTCGCGAGAGATCCACGTGCTGCACGTCGATCGCGCCATCACGCCGGGCGACGCGTTCCTCTACTTGCCCCACGAGAACCTCGTGGTGAGCGGGGACCTGCTCGTCAACCCGATCACCTTCGCGCTCTTCTGCTATCCCCGGGGCTGGATCCGCTCGCTGGAATGGATCGACGCGCTGGACGCGGCGACCGTGATCCCGGGGCACGGCGCGGCGCTCCACGACGAGAATCTCCTGCACGACACGCTGAGGCTGCTGCGGCGCGAGCGGGAGCTGGGGCTCGAGCAGAGATCCCGGGGTCAACCGGTGGCTTCGGCCGTGCAGGTCATTTCCGCCGATTCGGAGATCCAGGCGCTTCGCGCCACCATCACCCAACGGGACAGCGCGCGGTACCAGGAGTTCGGCGTCTATCTGGTCGACTGGTTCGTGCGCCGAGTCTATGCCGAAGCCGAGGCGCCCCTTACGGACTCCATTCCGGCCCTGCCCTGATGGCGTCCTTGACGACTCCCGGCCCTCATCCCTAGCATCGCACCCCTGAGTCCCCAGAACGCGCGCTTCCCTTGCCGCGCCACCGCGCTGTAATCGCAAAGCAGGTACCGGCTGAAGCTAAATAGCGTCTCAATCGTCGTTCCCGCCCACAACGAGGAAGTCCTTCTTCCTCGTTGCCTCGATGCCTTGCTCTCGCAGGACTATCCGGGCCCGCTGGAAATCATCGTGGTCGAGAACGGCAGCACCGACGCCACGGCCGAGATCGCGCAACGGGCCGGCGTCACGGTGATCCGCGACTCCAACCGCGATTACTCCGGGGCGCTGATTCGCGGC is part of the Candidatus Sulfotelmatobacter sp. genome and harbors:
- a CDS encoding MBL fold metallo-hydrolase yields the protein MSLGLGRLAALLLLLPFTSASPVPAPTRTEVAPGIYLFQTPPYGDVGLDGNSVAVVSDDGVLVFDANGTPAAARAVLAEIRKLTRQPVRYLVYSHWHWDHWYGAQVYADAFPNLVIISHATTRALMAGPAIAFNQPGLDRQLPAHIHDIEEQLAKSRASNPPSADAAKWQQHLDQDQFFLAQKRAARHVLANLTFTDSLTIHLGSREIHVLHVDRAITPGDAFLYLPHENLVVSGDLLVNPITFALFCYPRGWIRSLEWIDALDAATVIPGHGAALHDENLLHDTLRLLRRERELGLEQRSRGQPVASAVQVISADSEIQALRATITQRDSARYQEFGVYLVDWFVRRVYAEAEAPLTDSIPALP